In a genomic window of Thermogemmata fonticola:
- the tsaD gene encoding tRNA (adenosine(37)-N6)-threonylcarbamoyltransferase complex transferase subunit TsaD: protein MAFFLAIETSCDETAAAVFTDQYEVRSNVVASQTRWHAPFTGVVPEIAARAHLRQLLPVVDSALTEAGITLKDLSAVAVHHTPGLVGSLLVGVAAAKMLAAVLHIPLLAVNHVVSHVFACRLAAGRDIFPCVGLVVSGGHTVLLHCNSAQEMKVLGGTRDDAAGEAFDKVAALLGLGFPGGPAVEREAALGDPTAYDFPRAFADDGRLAFSFSGLKTAVLYACFGQNARRMDPPPPGPKRANLAASFQKAVIDVLVLKAKQALRQTGQRRLAVGGGVAANQAFRQALEAMCAREGVELFVPPRHLCTDNAAMAAGAVELWKQKLFAPLDLDAQPTWL from the coding sequence ATGGCATTTTTCCTGGCTATCGAAACAAGTTGTGATGAGACGGCGGCAGCGGTATTTACGGATCAATATGAAGTGCGCTCCAACGTCGTCGCCTCTCAGACCCGCTGGCATGCGCCCTTCACGGGGGTGGTCCCGGAGATAGCAGCTCGCGCCCACTTGCGTCAGTTGCTACCCGTAGTGGACTCTGCTTTGACAGAAGCCGGCATCACTCTGAAAGACCTTTCCGCTGTGGCTGTCCACCATACACCAGGTTTGGTCGGTTCATTGCTGGTGGGAGTGGCAGCCGCCAAGATGCTTGCGGCAGTTTTGCATATCCCTTTATTGGCGGTGAATCATGTGGTCAGTCATGTTTTCGCCTGTCGCTTGGCAGCAGGGCGGGACATTTTCCCCTGTGTGGGTCTGGTGGTTAGCGGTGGGCATACGGTACTCCTGCACTGCAACAGTGCCCAGGAAATGAAGGTTCTGGGAGGGACACGGGACGACGCTGCTGGTGAGGCCTTCGACAAAGTCGCTGCTCTGTTGGGACTGGGGTTTCCTGGTGGACCTGCCGTCGAGCGTGAAGCGGCTCTAGGTGATCCGACAGCCTACGATTTCCCACGGGCCTTTGCTGACGACGGGCGTTTAGCATTCAGTTTCAGCGGGCTGAAGACTGCTGTCTTGTATGCCTGCTTTGGCCAGAATGCCCGCCGCATGGACCCTCCGCCTCCCGGTCCCAAACGGGCCAATTTGGCGGCTAGCTTCCAGAAAGCGGTGATTGACGTCTTAGTTCTCAAAGCCAAGCAGGCCCTGCGCCAAACGGGTCAACGCCGCTTGGCAGTTGGGGGAGGTGTGGCCGCCAATCAGGCTTTCCGCCAGGCCCTAGAGGCGATGTGTGCGCGGGAAGGAGTGGAGTTGTTTGTCCCACCCCGGCATCTTTGTACCGACAATGCCGCTATGGCCGCTGGAGCCGTGGAACTCTGGAAACAAAAATTGTTTGCCCCGTTAGACTTGGATGCCCAGCCCACCTGGCTATAG
- a CDS encoding SDR family NAD(P)-dependent oxidoreductase: protein MSREFYRLDGQVAVVTGGGQGIGAAICRRLAAAGAKVGVFDIQRDNAHAVAEAIGGVPLVGDLTREADVERVFREVAEKAGPVSILVNNAGVASRKGRDVPIWESVREDWEYVFNINVIGLVLCCKAVLPGMIERRYGRIVNIASIAGKEGNPKMAPYSASKAAVIALTKSLAKELIGKGDICVNSIAPAVIRTPILEQLDQAQIDMMLSKIPLGRPGTPEEVAALVHFAVSPECSFTTGFCFDISGGRATY from the coding sequence ATGAGCCGAGAGTTTTATCGCTTGGATGGACAGGTGGCGGTTGTCACCGGCGGCGGTCAGGGGATCGGGGCAGCGATCTGTCGGCGATTGGCCGCGGCGGGAGCCAAGGTTGGAGTCTTCGACATTCAACGAGATAACGCCCATGCCGTCGCGGAGGCCATTGGCGGCGTGCCGCTGGTCGGCGATTTGACCCGCGAAGCGGATGTCGAGCGAGTCTTCCGAGAGGTGGCGGAGAAAGCCGGTCCAGTATCTATCCTGGTCAATAACGCCGGCGTGGCTAGCCGTAAAGGACGGGATGTCCCCATTTGGGAAAGTGTCCGCGAAGACTGGGAGTATGTTTTCAACATCAACGTGATCGGCCTGGTCTTGTGTTGCAAGGCGGTATTGCCAGGAATGATCGAGCGGCGCTACGGCCGCATTGTCAACATCGCCAGTATTGCGGGCAAGGAAGGGAACCCGAAGATGGCTCCTTACTCGGCAAGCAAGGCCGCGGTGATCGCACTGACGAAATCTTTGGCCAAGGAACTGATCGGCAAGGGCGATATTTGTGTCAATAGCATCGCACCAGCGGTGATTCGCACTCCCATCTTGGAACAATTGGATCAGGCGCAGATCGACATGATGCTATCGAAGATTCCGTTAGGGCGTCCGGGAACGCCCGAAGAGGTTGCTGCCCTGGTGCACTTTGCTGTGAGTCCCGAATGCAGCTTCACCACAGGCTTCTGCTTTGACATCAGCGGCGGCCGAGCGACTTACTGA
- the glgP gene encoding alpha-glucan family phosphorylase has product MIGPIRTYTVLPKLPERLRPLQTLAYNMWWSWNADAVALFRRINPDLFEALDHSPIRLLGATPQSRLEELAADDAFLAHMDRVASALEHYLNAPTWYSANFPQDRTLWVAYFSAEFGIHESIPVYSGGLGVLAGDHLKSASDLGIPLCGVSLMYREGYFRQYLNAEGWQQERYPENDFFTLPLLPVQDEQGKPLLVTVPISNRQVKLRIWRVQVGRVPLYLLDANIPENSAEDRAITAQLYGGDQHMRIQQEIVLGIGGIRALRAMGKMPTVCHMNEGHAAFTALERIRILMEEQHVDVDTAWEAVKAGSCFTTHTPVPAGNDVFPLDMVEHYLGDYLRSMGMDRQRWAELGRVHPQNEQEPFGMTVLALKMANVSNAVSKLHGVVTRKMWKDLWPGLPPQEVPIIHITNGVHTQSWLSPEIATLYDRYLGIQWVEKPTDFAIWRRVEQIPDAELWRTHERARERLVAFARQRVKAQLKRRGSPPSEIAAADEVLDPDALTIGFARRFATYKRGDLVFRNPERLAQLVNNKDRPVQFIFSGKAHPRDQGGKELIQRVVHFSRRPEFRRRVVFIEDYDMNVARHLIQGVDVWLNNPRRPLEASGTSGMKAAANGGLNLSILDGWWCEGYDGDNGWAIGAGEEYTDLTYQDEVESRALLEIIENDIVPVFYRRGADGLPREWIRRMKRSILTLVPFFNTNRMVEEYTEKCYLPSHRRSLQLTADQVQQARALAEWRRRLRKDWNQIRIVHVDAPTHETLRVGAEFPVKVRVHLGPFRPDDVDVQLYYGALDAVGEIVDARVAPLQPNGATADGDVLFTGSVPCSASGQFGFSVRVLPKNPFLPHSYEPGLVTWG; this is encoded by the coding sequence ATGATCGGACCGATCCGTACCTATACCGTCCTACCCAAGTTACCTGAACGCCTCCGTCCGTTGCAGACTCTGGCTTACAACATGTGGTGGTCCTGGAATGCCGATGCCGTGGCGTTATTTCGCCGCATCAATCCCGATCTATTTGAGGCCTTGGACCACAGCCCTATCCGATTGCTCGGAGCAACCCCTCAGTCACGTCTGGAGGAATTAGCCGCTGATGATGCCTTTCTGGCCCACATGGACCGTGTGGCCAGTGCCCTGGAACACTACTTGAATGCTCCGACCTGGTATTCGGCCAATTTTCCTCAGGATCGGACGCTGTGGGTGGCCTACTTCTCAGCAGAATTCGGCATCCACGAGAGTATTCCCGTCTATTCCGGCGGTTTGGGCGTGTTGGCGGGTGATCACCTCAAAAGCGCCAGCGACCTGGGTATCCCCCTCTGTGGCGTGAGCTTGATGTATCGAGAAGGGTACTTCCGTCAATATCTCAACGCCGAAGGATGGCAGCAGGAGCGCTATCCGGAAAACGATTTCTTCACTTTGCCCCTGCTTCCCGTCCAGGATGAACAGGGAAAACCTCTTCTGGTGACCGTTCCTATCTCGAATCGGCAAGTGAAATTGCGCATCTGGCGAGTTCAGGTGGGACGAGTACCCCTTTATTTACTGGATGCCAACATTCCGGAGAATTCTGCGGAGGATCGGGCAATCACCGCTCAATTGTATGGCGGGGATCAACACATGCGCATTCAGCAGGAGATTGTGTTGGGCATCGGCGGCATTCGTGCCTTGCGAGCCATGGGCAAAATGCCGACCGTGTGCCATATGAACGAGGGGCACGCGGCCTTTACGGCCTTGGAACGCATTCGCATTCTTATGGAAGAGCAGCACGTAGACGTGGATACAGCTTGGGAAGCCGTCAAGGCGGGCAGTTGCTTCACGACCCATACACCGGTGCCCGCAGGTAATGATGTCTTTCCCCTAGATATGGTTGAGCACTACCTGGGGGATTACCTGCGGTCGATGGGCATGGACCGCCAGCGTTGGGCGGAGTTGGGACGGGTCCATCCCCAAAATGAGCAGGAACCATTCGGGATGACCGTGCTGGCCTTAAAGATGGCCAATGTAAGCAACGCGGTAAGCAAACTGCATGGTGTAGTGACCCGCAAGATGTGGAAGGATTTGTGGCCGGGATTGCCGCCCCAAGAGGTGCCCATCATCCACATCACCAACGGCGTTCATACCCAAAGCTGGCTTTCTCCGGAAATCGCCACCCTTTACGATCGTTATTTGGGCATCCAATGGGTGGAAAAACCGACGGATTTTGCCATCTGGCGGCGCGTCGAGCAGATTCCTGATGCGGAGCTGTGGCGCACGCACGAACGGGCGCGGGAACGGCTCGTCGCCTTTGCCCGCCAACGAGTCAAAGCCCAATTGAAACGCCGGGGGTCTCCTCCGAGCGAAATCGCCGCGGCAGATGAAGTCTTGGACCCTGACGCTTTGACGATCGGTTTCGCGCGGCGTTTTGCCACCTACAAGCGGGGCGATCTGGTTTTTCGCAATCCCGAACGCCTGGCTCAATTAGTCAATAACAAGGACAGGCCGGTGCAGTTCATTTTTTCTGGTAAAGCCCATCCTCGCGATCAGGGCGGCAAGGAGTTGATTCAACGGGTGGTCCACTTCTCCCGTCGGCCGGAGTTTCGCCGCCGCGTGGTCTTTATCGAAGATTATGACATGAATGTGGCCCGCCATCTCATCCAAGGTGTGGATGTGTGGTTGAACAATCCCCGCAGGCCCCTGGAAGCCTCTGGAACCAGCGGCATGAAAGCGGCCGCCAATGGCGGATTGAATCTGTCAATCCTCGACGGCTGGTGGTGCGAAGGGTACGATGGCGACAATGGCTGGGCTATTGGCGCGGGTGAAGAATATACGGACCTCACCTACCAGGATGAAGTTGAAAGCCGGGCGCTTTTGGAAATCATCGAAAATGACATTGTACCCGTCTTCTACCGCCGCGGCGCGGATGGCCTGCCCCGCGAGTGGATCCGGCGAATGAAACGGAGCATCCTAACATTGGTTCCTTTTTTCAACACCAATCGCATGGTGGAGGAGTACACGGAAAAGTGTTATCTCCCTAGCCATCGTCGTTCGTTGCAACTCACGGCTGACCAGGTGCAACAGGCCCGCGCCCTCGCCGAATGGCGCCGCCGTCTCCGCAAAGATTGGAACCAGATCCGCATCGTACACGTCGATGCCCCCACCCACGAAACCCTCCGGGTCGGAGCCGAGTTTCCCGTCAAAGTCCGGGTTCATCTCGGCCCTTTCCGACCCGATGATGTCGATGTCCAGCTTTACTATGGGGCTTTGGATGCCGTCGGGGAAATAGTCGATGCGCGAGTGGCGCCCCTTCAGCCTAATGGCGCCACAGCCGATGGAGATGTGCTATTTACGGGGAGCGTCCCCTGCTCCGCCAGCGGGCAATTCGGCTTCAGCGTTCGCGTCTTGCCCAAAAACCCCTTTCTGCCCCATAGCTACGAACCTGGGTTGGTGACCTGGGGTTAA
- a CDS encoding response regulator has product MDVPPVIEDSRSSSRRILFVADDPHLHRFLRQLMEPLEEEWRPHYSRGGPEALRQLEDGPYAIIMADVRLAAGFCQELLLQARQQTPQTVRIVLAGPGDQDLLLRVLPLVQRILSKPCDPAELYATLQRTQSLRELLRSPSVMTVVGRLGQIPTLSTLYSRIADELMKPDYSLAKVGELVSQDPGIAAKLLQVANSALIGLRRPATTPAQAVRVLGGELTRTLVLAADLFSRYSPAQLKPFCIDQLWEHSQSVATLAGRIAQHERLDERNTRDSTLAGLFHDIGQLLLASQLPETYREVFHLVRRENMSLAKAEHQVFGATHAEVGAYLLGLWGLPDPLVEAVAWHHIPEQCPGTTVSPLTTVHAAEALLSEREGERPHIDYLERLGLDDHWERWQELSRKAEAVSREVPIK; this is encoded by the coding sequence ATGGACGTCCCACCCGTGATTGAAGATAGCCGGTCTTCCTCCCGCCGGATTCTGTTTGTGGCGGATGATCCCCATCTGCACCGCTTTTTGCGACAGTTGATGGAACCATTGGAGGAGGAATGGCGGCCTCATTACAGCCGTGGCGGTCCGGAAGCCCTCCGGCAACTGGAAGATGGCCCTTATGCCATCATCATGGCGGATGTACGCTTAGCAGCCGGATTTTGTCAGGAATTGTTGCTCCAGGCGCGGCAGCAAACCCCTCAAACGGTTCGTATCGTCTTGGCTGGTCCTGGCGATCAGGACCTCTTACTCCGCGTCCTTCCCTTAGTTCAGAGAATTTTATCCAAACCCTGTGATCCTGCGGAATTGTATGCCACCCTCCAGCGGACACAATCCCTGCGAGAGCTTCTACGCAGCCCTTCTGTTATGACGGTCGTAGGGCGGCTCGGTCAGATACCGACGCTGTCCACTTTGTACAGCCGGATCGCGGATGAGTTGATGAAACCGGACTACTCCCTGGCCAAAGTGGGGGAGTTGGTTTCCCAGGACCCAGGAATTGCAGCGAAACTGCTTCAAGTAGCCAACTCCGCCTTGATCGGCTTACGCCGGCCGGCCACTACGCCGGCTCAGGCTGTCCGCGTTCTAGGCGGGGAATTGACACGCACCTTGGTCTTGGCAGCCGATCTGTTCTCGCGCTACAGCCCGGCTCAGCTCAAACCGTTTTGCATCGATCAGCTTTGGGAACACAGCCAATCCGTGGCCACACTTGCGGGCCGGATCGCCCAACATGAGCGCTTGGATGAACGGAATACGCGAGATTCGACGTTGGCAGGTTTGTTCCACGACATTGGCCAGTTGCTGTTAGCCAGTCAGTTGCCGGAAACCTACCGCGAGGTTTTCCACCTCGTGCGCCGCGAGAATATGTCACTGGCTAAGGCGGAACACCAGGTCTTCGGGGCGACTCATGCGGAAGTCGGTGCGTACTTGCTTGGCTTGTGGGGACTCCCGGATCCTCTCGTCGAGGCCGTCGCTTGGCATCACATCCCGGAACAGTGTCCGGGAACGACCGTGTCACCGCTTACAACGGTCCATGCCGCCGAAGCGCTCTTAAGCGAACGGGAAGGAGAACGACCCCATATTGATTATTTGGAGCGCTTGGGTCTGGATGACCATTGGGAGCGCTGGCAGGAGTTGTCTCGTAAAGCCGAAGCTGTCAGTCGGGAAGTGCCCATCAAATAG